CTAAGTGAGGATGAACTTTGCTCCTGCAGTTGAAttaaatcttgagggtacttattacaattttttgtttgacgatccttttgtgaaattcttaaatttgtgttaaatttgatttgtatattaatccaatattattatggaataataacatcaataaattgctctgataattagcttaagataatatttatgttaacgattcataagtgcttgttgctaggcctacatgaataaagtatattttgagtttgagttttcCTACCTAAATTTGAACAACCTAcctaaattgtacaacgggacttaatcgcgtatctaagttcatccctagtgcgcaaaacgttcaagctgataaacaagagcaagtgcgggtagttcgaaaaactcgcgcggttagcgGTCGCGCGCGatactgatgtcaacttaagccagtctttatttttttattaaagtacaTCCAcatcatacatattataacttaCGCTAAACACATTTTAAAGGTAATAAATACTGATATGTATGACAATTATGGGGTACCTAACATTGACTAATTATCGCATCGCAGTGAGATCAAACTTaacagtcttctccgagaccacggggacaacgccgtcctcgaaacgtaggaggtaaatcttaaaacttagatacgcgattaagtcccgttgtacaatttaatgtgtaaaaatcgtgaaagtttaaatcagccagcctattatggatagctttatccatctttatccacgtgataaaataactgtcactgtttaacaccgtgggaaagagagtgacggacaccgttttatcacgctgtcacgtagacaagaacgaccatcatatccgtacagggatgttgcggatgccgattttttgacatccgcggatgcggatgcggatatttaaaggctcacatccgcggatgcggatgtcaagcatccgcggatgcggatgtcaagattaggtacttagaaaacgtcaaatattacgtttaggtatagtatttttttacttacaaaaaacgaaacgtttagtatttgagcaagaatataggtgcgttaaatttaataaaaacattaacttggccgacttttctggatctagacgatatcgttataggtaatgacgaaattacctagcacttacgccgccgctaagacgttcctgtacctacttgttcgacatccgcatccgcataagctccgcatcgattttatgcggatccggatgcagatgcggatgttgaaaataaagcggaagttccgcggttgcggatgcggatattcgcaacatccctggtttaaatcagtgttaaccTACCTAAATTTTTTAATCCTACGACTTTTTTCTCCCTCTGAGTCTTTCCGTTGCAGGGCGACCCTTTCTTGTCCTTGCTCTTAGTGCCGTTCTCCGCCGAGCTGCTGTCGCCCGAGTGAGACCGTTTACGGGACCGCGGTCTTAGGCTTCGGACTGTTTCATCTGGTGTctgtataacaaaaaaaaatatataattatatggggacaataataaatattattttatttttattatgtgtaGTTTATATTTAGTCACTCCCTCAGGCCTTGGCAGAATAAACAGCGTTGCAATTTTGCCTTGTTTGCAAATTGTGACAATATGCTGAGCCAAAGCCTTTTCCTTACTGCACACATTGCTGGACTCAAGTGTGATTTATttttctgtctgtgtgtatataATTTCTCTCTGCTGTCTTTGCATTGTTattgttatccttttctttttctttgtttttcatctttttgtcctgtgtatgtgtgctttatcgaataaatgactttctattctattctattctaataataaataataataataaaatacgtttattcaaagagtttgaacataggtacataataaaagtacacaatAATGCTTACAAACTAATTGAAAGGGAAGGTGGCTCAGCTAATGTCTGTGCCAAGACTACGGGACACAGCGGCCCTAAAGACTTCCAGCAACGGACGCTGTTATTCTGCCACCGGCGTATTTATATCTAGACTAATTTATTTAGACTAAGTATTTATATCTAAACATTTACACTATTACACATAGGACAGGATAGCAAAACCGAACAATGCGCAGTGGATAAAAAAgtgcttaattaaaattaaatgtctATAAGGTCACTCAACCAAAATCTTAATCAGTTCAACGTAAGTAAGTCAAGcctgtactatgggtactaagCGATGATACTCGTatgcatatttatatataagtaccaggattcgaacccaggagtCCTTTGAAGGATGTCAATACCTACCAAAACGATAGTGTCTTTCAAGTTCGGAAATTTGGACGGCTGAAGAATGGATGAAGGCCCCAAGAAACCACAGTTTAATCCTTTTcaaatgaataataatattttaactcTTCTTATAAGAAAGCTTCGAATGCCTACTGTATatgagtttttttatttaataacaataacttGGGAGAGTGGTTATgctaaaacataataatataaataagtttGAAACTCGCTTAAAACGTAATACCTACTTGTCATGTCCAAATTCTATCTACAGTTTAAAATTCTTGTTGCTATAACCTTCTGAGCTGGCTATTAAAGGTCCAATACAAATCACCATATTCATGAAAATTTCAGCAACATTAGAATTAAGTTTGAGTTTACATGTTGTATGCTTTACTTATTCATACTCCAGAATCATCCATGCTGTTACAGTAAACAACTGTATAATTCATAAAAAACTTATCATACTATAAATACCAATGAGTTCATGaataatttgatatttgcctacttatcaagttatcaCTAACTTTTTGCTTACGAAAAATAGGACTATACTATAAGGAACACTGTGTTAGATTACTTTGAAAATTGATGTGAGCTTTGGAGCAAAAATTCATCTTtggaaaataagtaggtatgtatattgtaaAGTCCCGCCTGGTACGTGTTGAGTGTCATGTGGTTGTAAACCTATTTTTTTTCTGGTCAAAGGTCTGTGCCAAGGAAATAGGTATGCATGACCAGACAAGCTCAATTAAGTAAATGGGCCTGCTGTAaactttaaaaatgtatataagtaggtaccttagtATTTTTAGTCCGTTTGTCCGTATCTACGCTCTCCTGTGCTTCTGTTGTGTCGGCACCCTTGGTTTCCTTGCTAGAAGACGGCTCCTGCGAGGAGGTGGATGAACAACTGTTTGGCTCGCTGCCATCTTTACTGTTTTCCTCGTTACCTAAATTACTATTTGTGTCCGTCACATTCCTTATTTGCATAATACTTTGCCTTATTTTGTCTATTGATTGTGTTTCTGTGTCGTTTGATACATAGTCATCACATTTGTAGCTGAAATTTTAATAAGAtagttatttaataatttatttaagttattaaCACTCActttttactacttactaatGTGACAGATAGGTATGAAAGAGAAggcaataaacaaataaataatgataaataaaatccttaaaaataacattaaaaactaaaattgttATGCAAAATTCAATGCTGTATTAACAATTTTTACCAGATTATTTTTTGCTTTGACCaagataaatatacctatttatatattatattacttaccaataaACCGAGAACACATCACAATTCATGCACAGCTGATGGCCTGAAGTCTCGGCATGTAGCTTCGCATGCCCATTCACATACCGGCCACAATTCACCACCCCGCACTGTAGGCACAACCAATTCTGATCCTTTGCTGCACATTCTGCaatacaaaaatgtaggtactcacTCACTTTACACTGGATTATAATATTAGGTGAGAACTAGTCAAAATGTAAGCAACAAGCTGATTCCAGCAGCTGAACTAGATGCAAAACTCATTAGGAATTACCTATCATAAAACTACTTTAAGCTGTTTATAAAAACTTTTAACCTGAGGTACCTCaggaggtacctatataattgaAGAGAGTCAGATACAAGTTTCTTATTCTATTTATATAGATATAGGATCTATTTTTATCTTTCAAAATATAAGAGTGAtcgagtgagtgagtgagtgtgtgaGTGAGTGGTGTTAGGTGTTATCGATTTCTAAGTATACGTTAAAGTATACGTTGCTTAAGTTTCCTGAAAAGTTATCTTGACACCTAGCTTGTACAAGTCATAATCATGTCATACTACCTATCTCCTTGCGAAGCAGTTGACGTGTTTTCTAGTTAAAAATACTGCGCAAtactaaataaactaaactaacatCGTATTAGGCTGATCACATATTGTATTGCGATTCTGACTCATTCCATTTGGACTTTACGTGTTTATATAAAACAGATGTTTGAGGAAAAATCCGAAGTGCGCAAGCTAGCGTATCTATGTCTAGGATTAGTTACATATCATGACGGAACGTATGCTATTATCATAACATTTCAgcataaaataacaatatttttaacacATCGCGGCAGGTAACGCGACATTCTCATCATTCACGGTCATTCGAGTACCCCGCGCCCCGCCCCGTCCCTCCCACTTCTCCTTCCCCTCTGCGTCCCATGATAACAGCTGATTATTATAACTTCGCTGTATTGATTTTTCAAACTAACCCTAATAAATGCGACGTGGCGTCTCAACCACAACGCGTATTTCAAGACATGAAACCCTAGTCATATTTTGCGAACAAACTAAGTCATTACCTGAACAATCCCAGTTCTTTGTGACTGAGGTGTCTTCTGTGATGAGGTCGCTGTCCACCTTGACGTTATCTAACAAATGGATACATTCCATTCTTCATAATAGGTGTGATCTAaccgaataaaaataatataagctTAATTTAGAACTCATGGAAATGAAATAGATTTCTATCAAAACTCTCTCGAGCTCACAAAACGAAAACGAATGAGATCGAGCTAGGGAGGGAGCAAAAGCAAACACAACAATTAAAATGGGTTGCCACGTACAAAAATGCCGTTACTCAAAGAAAACGAAACAATAATTATAAAGCTTTGATAAAGGTACACATTCCATactattgaataataaaaattCGATAACACTgcatttatgtttaaaattatattaaacaatTATTTTCTGTGTATCTGGTATATTACACATCAACCAAATGTTGccagtttataaaatattttgtaaaacacGCACACTGCCAGCGGgagttttaaaacattttaaaagtagGAAAGGAAAGGAAAGTATAATATATAACCTTAACGCATTCACGGCCAAGAACCCGGTGGGTTCATTTTGTGTAGGAAATGGTCGCTTGGCACTGAAAGCATTGAAGAAATCTAATCCACAAGCTCGTCACCAAATCCGGATATTGTTTGTTGCCCCGTCTACCGCTCCCCACCCGTGCAAGCCTCGCCAGATTTGTCACGACCGATTTTTTTCGGAAATTTAGTCGAAAAGCAgctttattttgattttaaccttttggacggctattaccgatatatccgcactgTAGGtttaacgccaaagaccgatgattaatcggtcacagaccacagagcaacatagacctacgtgcatatgcatagttcaatgttttgacattttaatgacgtggcgtctgagtgacagcttttgtgtttgacacggcgtcgaaaaggttaaataaaactGCTTTCCAACCGACTGAGAACACAGGGCAcaaaatactggccggtaatcTCCGCCTACTGAGGCGAACCCTCTATCTACTGAGATAGAgggttttttttagggttccgtagccaaatggcaaaaaacggaacccttatagattcgtcatgtctgcgggcctaccgcgaaccacgttcgacgtgttgcctctctgtcgcacttgtaaattcgtacgtaagtgtgacagggaggcaacacgtcgaacgtggttcgcggtaggccctctgtctgtctgtccgtccgtatgtcacagccacttttctccgaaactatactgttgaaacttagtaagtagatgtattctgtgaaccgcattaagattttcacacaaaaatagaaaaaaaacaataactttttggggttccccatacttcgaactgaaactcaaaatttttttttttcatcaaacccatacgtgtggggtatctatggataggtcttcaaaaatgatattgaggtttctaatatcatttttttctaaactgaatagtttgcgcgagagacacttccaaagtggtaaaatgtgtgtccccccccctgtaacttctaaaataagagaatgataaaactaaaaaaaatatatgatatacattaccatgtaaacttccaccgaaaattggtttgaacgagatctagcaagtagtttttttttaatacgtcataaatcgcctaaatacggaacccttcatgggcgagtccgactcgcacttggccgctttttttgagtTTGGTAGAGCCTACACCGGTGGGCATTTTGTTCATAAAAATCTTAAATTTCGTTTTCTCCTATCTGTCTTATTTAAATTACGCCTTGATTTCAAGGCTGCTCACCAATATTATTCCTGAAAACTAGCTTTTCGTCTAAATTTTATTTcactccagccctagtagcacggtcgcatttttatcatttatcaccatgcctgtcacgttctaacaaatatgtaagtgcgaaagtgacgggcttagtgatagtggataaaaatggaaccgtgctgagcccgcagatgtTGAAGACCGTCTTCAAAAAGCatgatataattaatttaaaatatatgcaaaaaaataaaaaacctagtacattttaatgtttattatccTTAATTACGTCTGCCACCATAACCACCCGAGGTGGTCGGCTGCGTCAGCTGGAGGCCGTTGATGTTGTTGAAGTCTAGCATCTTCAACATCTCCTTGGTGTCGGGGTCCACCTCGATGATGTCATGCTCCAAGGCGGAGACCTCAGGGACGTAGTTGTCACGTCTCTCGCGCTCCTCCTCCTGCAGTTTGATGGAGATTCCACGGACCTGGGAGTTCCTAAGACGCCTCATCAAGTGGGTGGCAAACCTAcgaaaaatttacaaattagACAATAGAAAGAAAAAGGTTTGTATCATTATAGGAGAAAATGTACATGTAATCATTTTAGGGGTCCAAACTTAATTGCAAAGAGAAAGGGATATAGAGGTCAATGAACTTTCACCTTTGAAGTAATTTACAAATGCCCTGTGTAAAAGATAAAATTGGTGGCAATGGAATATCATAATgtcaaaaatagaaataatagGATATTAGTTTGGTACAAAATTAACTGGCACCATAattcaatgatgatgatgatgatgattttctgGGATGAGGTCTTCACAGAATATAACAAAATTGATGCCTTTAGTGGACAACTTTGCCTGACAATGACAGTACTGCCAATACTTAGGATCATGAAATAGTACCAAGTTAATGACTATTAGCTTAGGAATGCCTCTTTGGGAACCAATTGACAGACACACCCACATCATACGAATTAAATTTATACTGGTTTtgtttaacattaaatttatagTCTACATTAGTAGTTATAGTCTACTCGAAATGATGAGTTAATCATAATcgtaataattataattctttattgcaaccatggttaAAGTTAATGAAGTTCAGAATTGTACTCAAATTGACTTCAATTTTGcagtaatttattaaaatttgaaGGAAACGTGGATATCTCaagcagtggcgtaactaggggggggctggggggggcacgtgccccgggcgccgtccaagggggggcgccaaaatgggcaaaagacctcccatagaaaatggaccagccaaaatgtaggaaacagtctaatttttttttcgcgacttaggggttggtctcatagtaaaaattgctcagtataatcccaaaacctccctggcaacggaaatgcagttattttttagccaccctgtatacagggtagTCCAACCAAATCTTAacgtcaaaaattttttttagaatactcagaatataccccatgtatgttagccgatttttcgtagtttccaagtttaacttttaacttttgttaagaaattccggggtgaagctttgcgttgcttttatgccttccaataattgttcgtggtatttgcactgataacatgataTAGCGATGGgcaagtgaccccataaaataatagtagaaataacaaaacaggatttttgtaatgaattactaatttggaagctttccacctcacttcctttgaccggcgactctgacaaattatgactattaagtatcacttttttgaccttttaaaaaaacgggtctagcagtttctaaaataaccaaaagtccttgaaatcgcttttattttttatttataggtaagggcaacatctaagcttgacatgcttgaacgtaaaagtttgtctttttttcccaactcagccaagtggggatgctgattttttttagcaactgcgccgtttgtgaaggattatgttacaaaaagaaatattcaaaaaagctcaatagttttttttaataaataatttcttcaccccggaatttctcaacaaaagttaaaagtaataaaaataaaaatcataattcgaaaactacgaaaagtcggttaacatacatattctgatagcccacagcgagaggaatcaaaaaaaaatttttgggcggcaaggtttggaccaacctgtataacacatgccgtgccaacatcgctcgttctgtgatactagaatgccgtgaaaaacctgtatcaggtattgagagcattctatccagagtttcggtgtgggatcgggagaatttagtccaattcaatcccaccaaggctcaattttgcgcgtttaccgctaagaaaacctcatttttcatcttcccatgtcagggagtattgggagcctcggtgttgacatctccatcagtgacgtccaataatttcgtagccaccttgctgggtaggctgtgctcgtatccaaaaaactcggtgtgctcaataaagggaggcgatactttactctggggcagacagatccataggcgtacccacggtggggcaaggtggggcagttgtcccaccctggtctctgaccataagctaagaatctctgtttcaaccgtagcctgttacaacgtccccagcctaCCCTACTTCTgacccaccccttaaaaaatgctgcgtacgaccatggacagatcccatataatgagtactgctgtcacctatgggcaggagcacctagatgccaccttggtcccctCAAAttagtccaaaggcgcgctatgaatagtctacgatcccaaacttacaagggatattgaatcttcaagtctaaggagatctccaaaaaagaagtgtataagttttaaaatggtcggcaacgcgcatgtaacgcccctggagtgtagacgtccataggatgcggtgaccacttaccatcaggtgagtcgtaagcttgttagccaccgatggactaaaaaaaaacacttatttgtctacTCTAAAtcataagtaaaaagtaacctttcgttagttcatttcgttggAGGGGGGCgaaaatttggtgcctgccccgggcgctatatcctctagctacgccactgatcTCAAGGCAAATAAGGAAGGATACTAATAAACTGATCTTAATCAATCAAAAAGTATAACCTCTGTGTAATCAAAACAAGACATCTCGACTTACCCGGCGATCTTGTTACGAAGGGGCTTCGTAGGAATGATAGCGATTTCCTCACATATCCTCTTGTTGGTGTCAAAATCAAGGGTCAACCTTGTGTAGTATTTCTCAATAATGATTTTGGCTGCCTTCTTCACGGTTTTAGTCCTGACGCGACCCTGGAATGTGTCAGGTTATGGAGTAAATATATACATCACAAGAAGAGTTTCGACACAGAGTTTGGTAAAATACACTATTGTAGCACATATTGAAGAGATTGGAAAGATTTAATGAGATttaacagaaataaaataatcaccaTGGTTAGGAATTACTGTTGCCGTCTCTGACAGTTTACAGAAAAGAATCTTTTGTCTATGGTACATAAAACGTCAAACTACGCAAAGTTGTGAATAAAAAATTCTTAAACCATTTTCACACGatcttttatatatattatagagtCGTGtcgtgcggaaagaaaagagtcgtggaatgtagtgGAGTCcggacgagacaatttttcgctaatctgatgaaattgtctgatcgaatcaggccgtgcggacgcaaacatgccaattttcgaagttagtatctatggaatgcaaattggtgattaaatcattttaaattgtgtacgtgtggacgctagatgagattggcgccaattattttcctgatcaaatcggtcgatttgcccagctcgtctagATACGGCTTTATTTAATGGACATCGTTTGAACCGCACTAACTATAATGATGGACAATGAATGGGCGCTTTAGCTTTTAGTCTATGGttgttttatctgttttttttGTCTGTGGCGTGTTCGTTCCGGCCTGCCATTCCGAGTTCGCGCCGTGTTCAGTTCCAAATTAAATTGAAAGCATTGTGATTTTAAAGCGTAATTGAAGAACTTTAGTGTCGAAACAGTTCCAGAAGTTGGAATTACTAATTAACAGTCTTTATTTAACCGTTACCATTGAATCCTTATCCACCATGTTTTGGGGTAAGTAATTTTAACCGGCGGGATCGCCACCACGTGTTTCCAACCGGCAACATATTTCTTGTAAAAAACCTATACTTCTAACGTAACATCTCAACGTCCTTTGTGTAATATTGATACAGCTCTATTTCTAGTAGATCTAGTCCAACAAATTGTTCAGCTCGGAGACATGTCATCCCACAGACCCACACCTACCTACCCATACTAAAATGCATACCTGCGTCACAACCGCTGCATTTTGAAGTAGCTGTCTCGATAaacaagtgtacattatttttttactgttttcCTTCGTCTTGCTTGCGCACCATGCGTCGGGTTTTAAgcaattttttagggttccgtattttatcTATACTCATGTTGGAGAACATAACCGTGTATTCATAAATTGTTGCTGTTACATTGGTGCTACGTAGCCTtaaattttccaaaaatatctTTTTAATATTAGCTAGAGGACAGGCGTTGGTTATGGCATGGTAACTTTCAGTACAACTAATAGTTTTTTGTGCTAATTGTAATAATTAAATCGGAAATCAATTTTAGCTGTTAAAaagtttagtaataaatattatgaataatgaaatatttatttttttacttggtTCCTAAATTTAGTTACGCATAAGATTTGATTTAAAATTAGTgttcatataaaatattatttaacaggACTGATTATGGAACCGAACAAACGGTACACCCAAGTGGTGGAAAAGCCGTTCCACATATCCCAAGCGGCCATGGACATCTCCACGGGCGATAATGACCCGTGCCAAGTCATGGTGGTGGTCGACGGAAAGAACTTTTTGGTGTGCACACTCCAGAAGAACAAGAACATCCAAGTGCCTTTGGATCTGTACTTCAAATCGGGAGATGATATTTCATTTTTGACAAATGGTAAGTTGTAATTGTGAGGGACACTATTTATAAGGATCATATTAGAAAGCATATTTAACAATTTGGGATAATTAATAACAGTGTTGCGTCTGTTCAACCTAAGTCGAAGAAATGTGtggttaagtttttttttttctctttttatctgcaatcggctgttttagccataatcagatgttATGTCTTTTTTGAGGGTTTTGAGAGGTATTCCGTTAAATACTCTCTGTTGactccaaacttttttacctaAGGGCCGTATTGCGCCTCATTTTCGCGCGGGCCACCGAGGCGccaagggggggggggatgtaTCTGGTTGCCTGCTGTTAGGGCTGAACATCTGGAGCCTGGCTCCCACGGACCGGATTGGAACGCTGTCGGCGGGCCGGATTTGGCCCGAGATCCCTGTTCTAATGGTTTCATGTGGTTAATTGATTAGGTTAGTTtagttaattgttttttttttgtttgtattaagTTGGCATATCTATAAATACCTGCCTATTGAAGCAATAACTTTTATGCAAGCCTTTATTATCTACATGTAGGGCACAGTTTTGATTGATAATTATTGGCAATCAAATTAGGCTTTAGCAAAGGTTCTCTTTTAGACACAAAAGAGACTATCCATTGTTAACATGTTTTTGATCCAAAATGTTCCAGGATATAggtattttgaaaaatataagtcCCTATTgtaatgatttttagggttccgtacccaaagggtaataacgggaccctattactaagactccgctgtccgtccgtccgtccgtctgtcacgaggctgtatctcacgaaccttgatagctagacagttgaattttcacagatgatgtatttctgttgccgctataacaacaaatactaaaaacagaataaaataaagatttaagtggggctcccatacaacaaacgtgatttttgaccgaagttaagcaacgtcgggcggggtcagtacttggatgggtgaccgttttttttgcttgttttgctctattttttgttgatggtgcggaaccctccgtgcgcgaatccgactcgcacttggccggttttttattttcttaaactataatgtctatttttttattcggtagacttttcatagtatgaaatgacattttatgttcatactatgtcattttagtctaccgaataaaaaaatagactttagtgttGAAATAAATGACACAGCAcacagacatatatttaaaactttttcgtCTGCAGGAAAGTGCAATGTCCACTTAACTGGCTACCTGGACCCTGAGTTTGAGGAGGAGGAGTCTGAAGGTGATGAGGAGGAAGAGGACGAGGCCCCCACTCTGGTGTCGGCAGCCAAGAGGAAACTCGAGAACAGCAATGAGAAAAATGCCAAAAAGCAaaaggtaataaaaatataggtactatcAGTAATAAttgtaccatttacttttttcgATAAACTATtaatgggtggatcaactatttcttgttgttattctgtccggtcagccaagagacaatagtagcatagtttgttagaagacattgtccaccaccttcttctgacacgcttggtagacggccctctatggaaagggtttataagtatcaccaaaaagcgtgtttggtgaatttaaatgcctataaatcaggttttaaagagtgacccaggagaacgtaaccatggcaacgagtgacaagaaaaagttgattcaccctaattattgggttatttctactcaaaatcacgagTGTCCGAAAAAATTGTCCGTTTTGTGACgcattttcacatacattttgtatgaaccgtcacaaaactgactCCCAAATTTTTACGAAAAACTGGGGACATATTTTTAATCAAAtggtacacttttttttctaaaaactcCTCTAAAGTTGCAAGTGCCCAAAGCCTGCAGTGGCCACTTTATATCACACACACCACACACTTGATTGGCACCATTGTTGTATAAAAAGTTGTTAGATTGAAGTTTAGAAGTTTTTGTATATGGCAATATACCTCAATGTGGTTACTTGGTATGAAACATTTTTGTAGCAagtatttagatttttt
The window above is part of the Cydia amplana chromosome 18, ilCydAmpl1.1, whole genome shotgun sequence genome. Proteins encoded here:
- the LOC134656409 gene encoding small ribosomal subunit protein eS17, yielding MGRVRTKTVKKAAKIIIEKYYTRLTLDFDTNKRICEEIAIIPTKPLRNKIAGFATHLMRRLRNSQVRGISIKLQEEERERRDNYVPEVSALEHDIIEVDPDTKEMLKMLDFNNINGLQLTQPTTSGGYGGRRN